The Leucobacter rhizosphaerae genome includes a region encoding these proteins:
- a CDS encoding DUF805 domain-containing protein codes for MSHLGTPGPPPYPYAPPSIPPPFVGFPAPGPGEPFNGAAHPFDTIRPLYGATFVQSIRRFFVSYARFSGRASRSEFWWSFLLCGLLRVIPFLLLGVFAIVSESLPTSSVNASAERSLALAGGLVVLAVHLGLLLPQLAVAARRLHDGDFSALLLLLLLIPWIGVIIIGVFMLLEPKPSGRRFDRDPMPAPGTVWSPPLGQPGGWNGAASDARR; via the coding sequence GTGAGCCACCTCGGTACCCCAGGACCCCCGCCGTACCCGTACGCGCCGCCATCGATCCCGCCTCCCTTCGTCGGCTTCCCGGCGCCCGGGCCGGGGGAACCCTTCAACGGCGCGGCGCACCCGTTCGATACGATTCGGCCCCTCTATGGTGCGACGTTCGTCCAGTCGATCCGGCGATTCTTCGTCTCCTACGCCCGCTTCAGCGGCCGCGCCTCGCGCAGCGAGTTCTGGTGGTCGTTCCTCCTCTGCGGACTCCTCCGGGTGATCCCGTTTCTGCTGCTGGGCGTGTTCGCCATCGTCTCGGAGTCGCTCCCGACGTCGTCGGTCAACGCGAGCGCGGAACGATCCCTCGCGCTCGCGGGCGGACTCGTGGTTCTCGCGGTGCACCTCGGCCTCCTGCTTCCGCAGCTCGCGGTCGCAGCGCGCCGACTCCACGACGGCGACTTCTCGGCGCTGCTGCTCCTGCTCCTCCTCATCCCGTGGATCGGCGTGATCATCATCGGCGTGTTCATGCTGCTCGAGCCGAAGCCGTCCGGTCGCCGATTCGACCGGGATCCGATGCCCGCACCCGGGACCGTGTGGTCGCCGCCCTTGGGCCAGCCCGGGGGATGGAACGGAGCAGCCTCCGATGCCCGCCGCTGA
- the infB gene encoding translation initiation factor IF-2, which translates to MANPRVHEIAAEIGVDSKVVLAKLKDMGEFVKASSSSVAPPVARKVKAALEADGVTQAKGDQPAGAPAAEAAKPAAKRTTGPRPGPKPAAKAETPAPAEAPTPAPAAPATPAPAPAADAPRADAPAADSAKPGAPKASPAKPGAAKPGAKPGGPRPGNNPFASSQGMGIPRPPRPGNNPFAPNQGMGRSAGGRPTPGNIPRPTPRPQGGAAGGAGRPGGPGRPGGRPGGGGGFNRPGGAPGAGGAPGAGGFGAPRPGGGFAGRGRGGRGAGTAGAFGRGGSKSKARKSKRAKRAEFEMREAPSLGGVSVPRGDGSTPVRLRRGASLSDFADKINTSASNLVTVLFHLGEMATATESLDEATFEVLGEELGYRIQIVSPEDEDRELLEGFDIDIEGELEDEGDDVLQARPPVVTVMGHVDHGKTRLLDAIRKANVGGGEAGGITQHIGAYQVHTEHEGIDRALTFIDTPGHEAFTAMRARGAQVTDIAILVVAADDGIMPQTIEALNHAQSAGVPIVVAVNKIDKEGANPAKVRQQLTEFGLVSEEYGGDVMFVDVSAKNNVGITELLDAVLLTADAGLDLRANPDKDARGVAIEARLDKGRGAVATVLIQSGTLRVGDAIVAGTAYGRVRAMSDENGDPVVEALPSRPVQVQGLSTVPRAGDTFIVTSEDRTARQIAEKREAAERNAMLAKARKRISLEEFTKALEEGKVESLNLIIKGDVSGAVEALEESLMKIEVDDSVQLRILHRGVGAITESDVDLATIDNAIVIGFNVRPDVKARERAAREGIDIRFYNVIYNALDDIESSLKGMLKPEYEEKQSGVAEIREVFRSSKFGNIAGVVVRSGTITRNAKARVIREGVVIADGLAIDSLRRFKDDVTEVKTDFEAGIGLGKYNDIQIGDEIETTEMVEKVRD; encoded by the coding sequence GTGGCTAACCCACGCGTACACGAGATCGCTGCGGAGATCGGTGTCGATAGCAAGGTCGTCCTGGCCAAGCTGAAAGATATGGGCGAGTTCGTTAAGGCGTCCTCGTCCAGCGTTGCCCCCCCGGTGGCGCGCAAAGTCAAGGCTGCCCTCGAGGCAGACGGAGTGACCCAGGCGAAGGGCGATCAGCCCGCTGGCGCTCCCGCCGCCGAGGCTGCGAAGCCCGCGGCGAAGCGGACCACCGGTCCGCGCCCCGGCCCGAAGCCCGCGGCCAAGGCCGAGACTCCGGCACCCGCCGAGGCTCCGACCCCGGCACCGGCCGCGCCCGCGACACCGGCGCCGGCACCCGCTGCTGACGCGCCGCGTGCTGACGCACCCGCTGCCGACAGCGCCAAGCCGGGTGCTCCGAAGGCATCCCCGGCGAAGCCCGGCGCTGCGAAGCCCGGTGCCAAGCCGGGCGGTCCCCGTCCCGGCAACAACCCGTTCGCCTCGAGCCAGGGCATGGGCATCCCTCGCCCGCCGCGTCCCGGCAACAACCCCTTCGCCCCCAACCAGGGCATGGGCCGTTCCGCCGGCGGTCGTCCGACCCCCGGCAACATCCCGCGTCCGACGCCCCGTCCTCAGGGCGGCGCAGCCGGTGGCGCAGGCCGTCCCGGCGGTCCCGGTCGTCCGGGAGGTCGTCCTGGCGGTGGCGGCGGCTTCAACCGTCCCGGCGGCGCTCCCGGCGCCGGTGGTGCTCCCGGCGCGGGCGGCTTCGGTGCGCCACGTCCGGGCGGTGGGTTCGCCGGCCGTGGCCGTGGTGGCCGTGGTGCTGGTACCGCCGGTGCGTTCGGTCGCGGAGGCTCCAAGAGCAAGGCGCGCAAGTCGAAGCGGGCGAAGCGGGCCGAATTCGAGATGCGGGAGGCGCCGTCGCTCGGCGGCGTGAGCGTTCCCCGCGGCGACGGATCGACCCCGGTCCGTCTGCGGCGCGGCGCGTCGCTCTCGGACTTCGCCGATAAGATCAACACGAGTGCATCGAACCTCGTGACGGTGCTGTTCCACCTCGGTGAGATGGCAACGGCGACGGAGTCGCTCGACGAGGCCACGTTCGAGGTGCTCGGCGAGGAGCTCGGCTACCGGATCCAGATCGTGTCCCCCGAGGACGAGGATCGTGAGCTGCTCGAGGGCTTCGACATCGATATCGAGGGCGAGCTCGAGGACGAGGGCGACGACGTGCTGCAGGCGCGTCCGCCGGTCGTCACCGTGATGGGCCACGTCGATCACGGTAAGACCCGACTGCTCGACGCGATCCGCAAGGCGAACGTGGGCGGCGGCGAGGCCGGCGGCATCACGCAGCACATCGGTGCCTACCAGGTGCACACCGAGCACGAGGGCATCGACCGCGCACTGACCTTCATCGATACCCCGGGTCACGAGGCGTTCACCGCCATGCGTGCGCGTGGTGCGCAGGTCACCGACATCGCGATCCTCGTGGTCGCGGCCGACGACGGCATCATGCCCCAGACGATCGAGGCGTTGAACCACGCCCAGTCAGCCGGTGTGCCGATCGTGGTCGCGGTCAACAAGATCGATAAGGAGGGGGCGAACCCCGCCAAGGTGCGCCAGCAGCTCACCGAGTTCGGTCTCGTCTCCGAGGAGTACGGCGGCGACGTCATGTTCGTCGACGTCTCGGCGAAGAACAACGTCGGCATCACCGAGCTGCTCGACGCGGTCCTGCTGACCGCCGACGCCGGGCTCGATCTGCGCGCCAACCCCGACAAGGACGCGCGAGGCGTCGCCATCGAGGCGCGTCTCGACAAGGGGCGCGGCGCCGTGGCGACTGTCCTCATCCAGTCGGGTACGCTGCGGGTCGGCGACGCGATCGTGGCGGGTACCGCCTACGGCCGCGTGCGCGCCATGAGCGACGAGAACGGCGATCCGGTCGTCGAGGCACTGCCGTCGCGTCCGGTGCAGGTGCAGGGTCTGTCGACCGTGCCCCGCGCAGGCGACACCTTCATCGTCACCTCAGAGGATCGCACCGCCCGCCAGATCGCTGAGAAGCGTGAGGCCGCGGAGCGCAACGCAATGCTGGCGAAGGCCCGCAAGCGCATCAGCCTCGAGGAGTTCACGAAGGCGCTGGAAGAGGGCAAGGTCGAGTCGCTCAACCTCATCATCAAGGGAGACGTGTCGGGTGCCGTGGAGGCGCTCGAGGAGTCGCTCATGAAGATCGAGGTCGACGATTCCGTGCAGCTGCGCATCCTGCACCGCGGGGTGGGCGCGATCACGGAGAGCGACGTGGACCTGGCGACGATCGACAACGCGATCGTCATCGGCTTCAACGTGCGTCCCGACGTCAAGGCTCGCGAGCGCGCCGCGCGCGAGGGCATCGACATCCGCTTCTACAACGTCATCTACAACGCACTCGACGACATCGAGAGCTCGCTCAAGGGCATGCTCAAGCCGGAGTACGAGGAGAAGCAGTCGGGTGTTGCCGAGATCCGCGAGGTGTTCCGCTCCTCGAAGTTCGGCAACATCGCCGGTGTGGTCGTGCGCAGCGGTACGATCACGCGCAACGCCAAGGCGCGCGTCATCCGTGAGGGTGTGGTGATCGCCGACGGCCTGGCCATCGACTCGCTGCGCCGCTTCAAGGACGACGTCACCGAGGTCAAGACCGACTTCGAGGCCGGTATCGGACTGGGCAAGTACAACGACATCCAGATCGGCGACGAGATCGAGACGACCGAGATGGTGGAGAAGGTCCGCGACTAG
- a CDS encoding VOC family protein, which yields MKINIHVTFLPHTDPEASLAFYRDVLGFDVRNDVGYEDMRWITVGPANQPDTSIVLTPPAVDPGLTDEERRVIGELIAKGSYASVVFATDALDELFERVEGSGADVLQEPMEQDWGSRDFAFRDPAGNTVRVQQLA from the coding sequence ATGAAGATCAACATTCACGTCACCTTTCTGCCCCACACCGATCCCGAGGCCTCACTGGCCTTCTACCGCGATGTCCTCGGCTTCGACGTGCGCAACGACGTCGGCTACGAAGACATGCGGTGGATCACCGTCGGTCCCGCGAACCAGCCCGACACCTCGATCGTGCTTACCCCACCGGCCGTCGATCCCGGACTCACGGACGAGGAGCGGCGGGTGATCGGAGAGCTCATCGCGAAGGGGTCGTACGCCTCGGTGGTGTTCGCGACGGACGCGCTCGACGAGCTCTTCGAGCGGGTCGAGGGGTCGGGCGCCGACGTGCTCCAGGAGCCGATGGAGCAGGACTGGGGATCCCGCGACTTCGCCTTCCGCGACCCGGCCGGCAACACGGTCCGGGTGCAGCAGCTCGCGTAG
- a CDS encoding helix-turn-helix transcriptional regulator, which translates to MPAAEADPQRLRDLAALRRVRDRIDREYASPLDVSSLAQGAHVSAGHLSREFRAAYGESPYSYLMTRRIERAMTLLRRGDLSVTEVCFAVGYGSLGTFSTRFSELVGMSPRAYRQAAEAGIDALPSCVVARATKPVRNREVPPATPE; encoded by the coding sequence ATGCCCGCCGCTGAGGCCGACCCGCAGCGGCTCCGCGATCTCGCGGCGCTCCGCCGGGTCCGGGATCGGATCGACCGGGAGTACGCGAGCCCGCTCGACGTGTCCTCACTCGCACAGGGCGCCCACGTATCCGCCGGGCATCTCAGCCGGGAATTCCGCGCGGCCTACGGCGAATCGCCCTACAGCTATCTGATGACGCGACGGATCGAACGGGCCATGACGCTGCTCCGGCGCGGCGACCTCAGTGTGACCGAGGTGTGCTTCGCCGTCGGGTACGGCTCGCTCGGCACCTTCAGCACCCGATTCAGCGAGCTCGTCGGCATGTCGCCGCGCGCGTACCGGCAGGCCGCCGAGGCAGGGATCGATGCGCTGCCGAGCTGCGTCGTGGCGCGCGCGACCAAACCAGTCAGGAATCGAGAAGTTCCACCCGCCACGCCGGAGTAG
- a CDS encoding DUF805 domain-containing protein, producing the protein MTNPPNPEDSNPGGTPPVPPQAPQASENAQPVPPQPSEPSTPSAPQYAPPVQQPQQPQQPYGQQQPPQATGQQPPAPQYGQQPQQPYGQPQQPYGQPQYAQQAPYGAPQQGAPYGGAAPQQPYYPPAVGVPGPGEPFNGAAHPDDLTRPLYGASPTQAVKRFFKNYANFSGRASRSEYWWVALFFAVVSIVPMFLYIFGLVTLGVSASSYDSYSGYSSGSQAGTGVGAVMLIIAGIIFLAIGLGTIVPSLAISWRRLHDANFAGPLYFLTFIPYVGGLVVLVFMIISSNPAGRRFDR; encoded by the coding sequence GTGACGAACCCGCCAAACCCCGAGGACTCCAACCCGGGCGGCACCCCGCCCGTGCCGCCGCAGGCACCCCAGGCGTCCGAGAACGCCCAGCCGGTGCCGCCGCAGCCGTCCGAGCCCTCGACTCCCTCCGCGCCGCAGTACGCGCCGCCGGTGCAGCAGCCCCAGCAGCCGCAGCAGCCCTACGGTCAGCAGCAGCCCCCGCAGGCCACCGGCCAGCAGCCGCCCGCGCCGCAGTACGGCCAGCAGCCGCAGCAGCCCTACGGCCAGCCGCAGCAACCCTACGGCCAGCCGCAGTACGCGCAGCAGGCGCCCTACGGCGCACCGCAGCAGGGTGCTCCCTACGGCGGCGCCGCGCCGCAGCAGCCGTACTACCCGCCGGCCGTCGGCGTTCCCGGCCCCGGTGAGCCGTTCAACGGCGCCGCCCACCCGGATGACCTCACCCGCCCCCTCTACGGTGCGTCCCCGACGCAGGCCGTCAAGCGGTTCTTCAAGAACTACGCGAACTTCTCGGGCCGCGCCTCGCGCAGTGAGTACTGGTGGGTCGCGCTCTTCTTCGCCGTGGTCTCGATCGTGCCGATGTTCCTCTACATCTTCGGCCTCGTAACCCTCGGCGTGAGCGCCTCCTCCTACGACTCGTACTCGGGCTACTCGAGCGGGTCGCAGGCCGGCACGGGTGTGGGCGCGGTGATGCTGATCATCGCGGGCATCATCTTCCTCGCCATCGGCCTCGGCACCATCGTTCCGTCGCTGGCGATCTCCTGGCGTCGTCTGCACGACGCGAACTTCGCGGGTCCGCTCTACTTCCTGACGTTCATCCCCTACGTCGGCGGACTGGTCGTGCTCGTGTTCATGATCATCTCCTCCAACCCCGCAGGGCGGCGCTTCGATCGCTAG
- the yiaA gene encoding inner membrane protein YiaA: MTEHQDTASKPTAAFIGASWVALLLGMGTYLIGLYNATMELNEKGYYFTLLMFGLFAAVSLQKTVRDRADGIPVTNLYTGIAWFALLISLTLLAVGLWNAGSLTLSEKGFYGIAFAMSLFASVAVQKNVRDLAKFRGTEDAEETASAGSPAVYPFTQPQEAQH; encoded by the coding sequence ATGACCGAACATCAGGACACCGCATCGAAGCCCACCGCTGCGTTCATCGGCGCTTCTTGGGTCGCCCTGCTCCTCGGAATGGGCACCTACCTCATCGGACTCTACAACGCCACGATGGAGCTCAACGAGAAGGGTTACTACTTCACGCTGCTCATGTTCGGTCTGTTCGCGGCAGTGTCACTCCAGAAGACGGTGCGCGACCGGGCGGACGGGATCCCCGTCACGAACCTCTACACCGGCATCGCCTGGTTCGCCCTGCTCATCTCGCTCACCCTCCTCGCCGTCGGGCTCTGGAACGCGGGCAGCCTGACACTGAGCGAAAAGGGCTTCTACGGCATCGCGTTCGCGATGAGCCTCTTCGCTTCGGTCGCCGTGCAGAAGAACGTCCGGGACCTCGCGAAGTTCCGGGGCACCGAGGACGCCGAAGAGACTGCGAGCGCCGGATCGCCCGCCGTGTACCCCTTCACGCAACCGCAGGAAGCGCAGCACTAG
- a CDS encoding A/G-specific adenine glycosylase — translation MPADPVPPHPHRDELTSALNAWFVEAARDLPWRDPAISPWAVLVSEFMLQQTQVERVIPRWTAWLERWPTPSALAADEPGEAVRAWDRLGYPRRALWLHRAAVEIATRHGDEVPSDVDQLLALTGVGPYTARAISTFAFGERHPVVDTNTRRVIARAVHGRAAAGMPSPADLTDMGALLPDVLPEAAVFNAAAMELGAVVCTARAPRCDACPIAAWCEWRGAGYPDNAPVKRPKQAKFEGSDRQARGRIMALLRRSTEALPRAEAVAAAAEPSTTPRDPAQPQRAFDSLLADGLVVEIDGLVRLPVSDVSRDPRRD, via the coding sequence GTGCCCGCCGATCCCGTCCCCCCGCACCCCCACCGGGACGAACTGACCTCGGCGCTCAACGCCTGGTTCGTCGAAGCGGCGCGGGACCTGCCCTGGCGCGACCCCGCGATCTCCCCGTGGGCGGTGCTGGTCTCGGAGTTCATGCTCCAGCAGACGCAGGTCGAGCGGGTGATCCCGCGCTGGACCGCGTGGCTCGAGCGCTGGCCGACGCCGTCGGCGCTCGCCGCCGACGAGCCGGGCGAGGCCGTGCGGGCGTGGGATCGCCTCGGCTACCCGCGACGGGCGCTCTGGCTGCACCGTGCTGCCGTCGAGATCGCGACGCGGCACGGGGACGAGGTCCCCTCCGACGTCGACCAGCTCCTCGCCCTCACCGGCGTCGGGCCGTACACGGCGCGGGCGATCTCGACGTTCGCGTTCGGCGAGCGCCACCCCGTCGTGGACACGAACACCCGGCGGGTCATCGCCCGAGCGGTGCACGGTCGCGCGGCAGCCGGGATGCCGTCACCCGCGGACCTCACCGACATGGGCGCGCTGCTGCCCGATGTGCTCCCCGAGGCGGCCGTCTTCAACGCCGCGGCCATGGAGCTCGGCGCCGTCGTCTGCACGGCGCGCGCGCCGCGCTGCGACGCCTGCCCCATCGCGGCCTGGTGCGAGTGGCGAGGAGCGGGGTACCCGGACAATGCGCCGGTGAAGCGGCCGAAGCAGGCGAAGTTCGAGGGGTCCGACCGTCAGGCCCGGGGCCGGATCATGGCGCTGCTGCGCCGGTCGACCGAGGCGCTGCCCCGTGCGGAGGCGGTCGCCGCGGCGGCGGAGCCGTCGACCACGCCGCGGGATCCCGCGCAGCCGCAGCGCGCCTTCGACTCGCTGCTCGCCGACGGCCTCGTGGTCGAGATCGACGGGCTGGTGCGGCTGCCGGTGTCGGACGTCAGTCGCGATCCTCGTCGCGACTGA
- the rbfA gene encoding 30S ribosome-binding factor RbfA, giving the protein MSNPRAGKVSERIQQIIARRLEKGLRDPRLGFVTITDVRVTGDLQHASVFYTVYGSEEEQADSAAALKAATGMLRSEVGKQLGTRLTPTLEFIHDELPESAQHLNDLLAEAKQRDEAAQALAASASYAGEADPYVKPRDLGDEDEDGLTESELSRDEDRD; this is encoded by the coding sequence ATGAGCAATCCACGCGCTGGCAAGGTATCCGAACGAATCCAGCAGATCATCGCGAGGCGGTTGGAGAAGGGGCTGCGGGATCCGCGACTCGGCTTCGTGACCATCACCGATGTGCGCGTCACGGGCGATCTGCAGCACGCGAGCGTCTTCTACACGGTGTACGGCAGCGAGGAGGAGCAGGCCGACTCGGCGGCGGCGCTGAAGGCCGCGACCGGCATGCTGCGCAGCGAGGTCGGCAAGCAGCTCGGCACGCGCCTCACCCCGACGCTCGAGTTCATCCATGACGAGCTGCCCGAGAGCGCGCAGCACCTCAACGACCTGCTCGCCGAGGCGAAGCAGCGCGACGAGGCCGCGCAGGCGCTCGCCGCCTCCGCGAGCTACGCGGGCGAGGCGGACCCGTACGTGAAGCCTCGCGATCTCGGTGACGAGGACGAGGACGGCCTCACCGAGAGCGAGCTCAGTCGCGACGAGGATCGCGACTGA
- a CDS encoding YlxR family protein codes for MVAVRTCVACRKRAPRTALLRVVAHEGQLLADDRAVRPGRGAWVHPTAHCLNQAVARGVFSRALRVSGKLDAGPLENRLKTRMDN; via the coding sequence ATGGTTGCGGTTCGGACCTGTGTGGCGTGTCGAAAACGCGCGCCGCGCACGGCACTGCTCAGGGTTGTGGCGCACGAGGGTCAGCTGTTGGCTGATGATCGCGCGGTGCGTCCTGGGCGAGGGGCGTGGGTGCATCCCACGGCTCACTGTCTGAACCAAGCAGTGGCGCGCGGAGTCTTTTCGCGTGCGCTGCGAGTATCGGGGAAGCTCGATGCTGGCCCTTTAGAGAACAGGCTGAAAACACGTATGGACAACTAA